Proteins encoded in a region of the Neodiprion virginianus isolate iyNeoVirg1 chromosome 2, iyNeoVirg1.1, whole genome shotgun sequence genome:
- the LOC124298266 gene encoding DDB1- and CUL4-associated factor 11 isoform X5: MQAGQVHIISSDQDDSDEEYGSSQPPRVTTKPNTSILDKSEISLATKQACGLGDTGGKPATSITSMIQKRAVGPGFSAGQKCRIASSFLPNKMRQVAKYSSKAFCGSHSKDGRFFLTASQDRFLRLYHTQDGEFLEFKKIPARDVGWSILDTAFSPDGNYIVYSSWSECLYLCPVYGDSVIQESLSLCPEDRRFCIFSLVFSSDGREILGGANDGYLYVYDRECHQRALRIAGHGDDVNTVAFADNTSQILYSAGDDGLCKVWDRRTLSETDPHPVGILAGHMDGITYIDPRGDGRYLVTNSKDQTIKLWDVRAFSDQNAELNTRKAVATQNWDYRWQRVPKSLYKVKNMLEGDTSVMTYRGHSVLQTLIRCHFSPAATTGQRYIYTGCATGKIIIYDVLTGVIVNALNGHKGCVRDVSWHPFHQEIVSTSWDGTIGSWRYAGGTSLDSSDSDDDNDTLLRPRALRRSQRIAAQRAKHTVAC, encoded by the exons ATGCAGGC TGGGCAGGTACATATCATATCTTCGGATCAGGATGACTCCGACGAAGAGTACGGCAGTTCGCAACCGCCCAGAGTGACGACAAAACCTAACACATCGATTCTCGAC aagaGTGAAATAAGTCTGGCAACAAAACAGGCTTGCGGACTTGGCGACACCGGCGGTAAACCAGCAACGTCGATTACTTCTATGATACAAAAAAGAGCTGTAGGGCCAGGATTTAGTGCAGGACAAAAATGTAGAATAGCCAGCAGTTTTCTACCAAACAAAATGCGTCAAGTGGCTAAATACAGCAGCAAGGCTTTCTGTGGATCGCATTCCAAAGATGGGAGATTTTTCCTTACCGCCAGTCAAG atcgATTTTTACGTCTTTATCACACACAGGATGGAGAATTTTTAGAATTCAAAAAGATTCCGGCACGTGACGTTGGATGGAGTATTCTAGACACAGCTTTCAGTCCCGATGGCAACTACATTGTATATTCTAGTTGGTCTGAATGCC TATACTTGTGCCCCGTTTATGGTGATTCTGTGATCCAAGAATCCCTCTCGTTGTGTCCAGAAGACCGGagattttgtatattttctcTAGTATTCTCTAGCGACGGCAGGGAAATACTTGGCGGTGCTAATGACGgatatctatatgtatacgataGAGAATGTCATCAACGTGCTCTTAGG ATCGCGGGTCATGGTGACGATGTAAACACAGTTGCCTTTGCAGACAACACGTCACAAATTTTATACAGTGCAGGAGACGACGGTCTTTGCAAG GTTTGGGACAGAAGAACGTTGAGCGAAACTGACCCTCACCCTGTAGGTATTCTCGCAGGGCATATGGACGGAATAACTTATATCGACCCACGAGGAGACGGCAGATATTTGGTAACAAACAGTAAAGATCAGACAATCAAGTTATGGGATGTCAGAGCATTCTCGGACCAAAATGCCGAGCTAAACACACGCAAGGCCGTCGCTACTCAAAATTGGGATTACAGGTGGCAGCGAGTACCAAAAAGTT TGTATAAAGTAAAGAATATGCTCGAAGGAGATACAAGCGTGATGACGTATCGAGGGCACTCCGTGTTGCAGACTTTGATACGTTGTCATTTTTCACCGGCCGCGACAACGGGTCAGAGATATATATACACGGGTTGTGCGACGGGAAAAATAATAA TATATGACGTGTTGACTGGTGTAATAGTCAATGCTCTCAATGGACACAAAGGCTGCGTCAGAGATGTCAGTTGGCATCCGTTTCATCAAGAAATAGTATCGACTTCT TGGGACGGAACAATAGGGAGTTGGCGGTATGCAGGCGGAACTTCACTCGACAGTTCAGACTCCGATGACGACAATGATACATTATTGCGGCCGCGTGCATTAAGACGTAGCCAAAGAATAGCTGCCCAACGTGCGAAACACACAGTGGCCTGTTAA
- the LOC124298266 gene encoding DDB1- and CUL4-associated factor 11 isoform X1 produces MSVGYSGRGSFISSGMRLTRILRIHLVRATTTTTTSFMTRRSGQVHIISSDQDDSDEEYGSSQPPRVTTKPNTSILDKSEISLATKQACGLGDTGGKPATSITSMIQKRAVGPGFSAGQKCRIASSFLPNKMRQVAKYSSKAFCGSHSKDGRFFLTASQDRFLRLYHTQDGEFLEFKKIPARDVGWSILDTAFSPDGNYIVYSSWSECLYLCPVYGDSVIQESLSLCPEDRRFCIFSLVFSSDGREILGGANDGYLYVYDRECHQRALRIAGHGDDVNTVAFADNTSQILYSAGDDGLCKVWDRRTLSETDPHPVGILAGHMDGITYIDPRGDGRYLVTNSKDQTIKLWDVRAFSDQNAELNTRKAVATQNWDYRWQRVPKSLYKVKNMLEGDTSVMTYRGHSVLQTLIRCHFSPAATTGQRYIYTGCATGKIIIYDVLTGVIVNALNGHKGCVRDVSWHPFHQEIVSTSWDGTIGSWRYAGGTSLDSSDSDDDNDTLLRPRALRRSQRIAAQRAKHTVAC; encoded by the exons ATGAGTGTGGGTTATTCTGGGAGAGGTAGTTTTATTTCTTCAGGCATGCGCTTGACAAGGATACTGAGAATACATCTGGTACGCGCGacgacgacaacaacaacgTCGTTTATGACAAGGAGAAG TGGGCAGGTACATATCATATCTTCGGATCAGGATGACTCCGACGAAGAGTACGGCAGTTCGCAACCGCCCAGAGTGACGACAAAACCTAACACATCGATTCTCGAC aagaGTGAAATAAGTCTGGCAACAAAACAGGCTTGCGGACTTGGCGACACCGGCGGTAAACCAGCAACGTCGATTACTTCTATGATACAAAAAAGAGCTGTAGGGCCAGGATTTAGTGCAGGACAAAAATGTAGAATAGCCAGCAGTTTTCTACCAAACAAAATGCGTCAAGTGGCTAAATACAGCAGCAAGGCTTTCTGTGGATCGCATTCCAAAGATGGGAGATTTTTCCTTACCGCCAGTCAAG atcgATTTTTACGTCTTTATCACACACAGGATGGAGAATTTTTAGAATTCAAAAAGATTCCGGCACGTGACGTTGGATGGAGTATTCTAGACACAGCTTTCAGTCCCGATGGCAACTACATTGTATATTCTAGTTGGTCTGAATGCC TATACTTGTGCCCCGTTTATGGTGATTCTGTGATCCAAGAATCCCTCTCGTTGTGTCCAGAAGACCGGagattttgtatattttctcTAGTATTCTCTAGCGACGGCAGGGAAATACTTGGCGGTGCTAATGACGgatatctatatgtatacgataGAGAATGTCATCAACGTGCTCTTAGG ATCGCGGGTCATGGTGACGATGTAAACACAGTTGCCTTTGCAGACAACACGTCACAAATTTTATACAGTGCAGGAGACGACGGTCTTTGCAAG GTTTGGGACAGAAGAACGTTGAGCGAAACTGACCCTCACCCTGTAGGTATTCTCGCAGGGCATATGGACGGAATAACTTATATCGACCCACGAGGAGACGGCAGATATTTGGTAACAAACAGTAAAGATCAGACAATCAAGTTATGGGATGTCAGAGCATTCTCGGACCAAAATGCCGAGCTAAACACACGCAAGGCCGTCGCTACTCAAAATTGGGATTACAGGTGGCAGCGAGTACCAAAAAGTT TGTATAAAGTAAAGAATATGCTCGAAGGAGATACAAGCGTGATGACGTATCGAGGGCACTCCGTGTTGCAGACTTTGATACGTTGTCATTTTTCACCGGCCGCGACAACGGGTCAGAGATATATATACACGGGTTGTGCGACGGGAAAAATAATAA TATATGACGTGTTGACTGGTGTAATAGTCAATGCTCTCAATGGACACAAAGGCTGCGTCAGAGATGTCAGTTGGCATCCGTTTCATCAAGAAATAGTATCGACTTCT TGGGACGGAACAATAGGGAGTTGGCGGTATGCAGGCGGAACTTCACTCGACAGTTCAGACTCCGATGACGACAATGATACATTATTGCGGCCGCGTGCATTAAGACGTAGCCAAAGAATAGCTGCCCAACGTGCGAAACACACAGTGGCCTGTTAA
- the LOC124298266 gene encoding DDB1- and CUL4-associated factor 11 isoform X3: MLQIIHRFVLLRGQVHIISSDQDDSDEEYGSSQPPRVTTKPNTSILDKSEISLATKQACGLGDTGGKPATSITSMIQKRAVGPGFSAGQKCRIASSFLPNKMRQVAKYSSKAFCGSHSKDGRFFLTASQDRFLRLYHTQDGEFLEFKKIPARDVGWSILDTAFSPDGNYIVYSSWSECLYLCPVYGDSVIQESLSLCPEDRRFCIFSLVFSSDGREILGGANDGYLYVYDRECHQRALRIAGHGDDVNTVAFADNTSQILYSAGDDGLCKVWDRRTLSETDPHPVGILAGHMDGITYIDPRGDGRYLVTNSKDQTIKLWDVRAFSDQNAELNTRKAVATQNWDYRWQRVPKSLYKVKNMLEGDTSVMTYRGHSVLQTLIRCHFSPAATTGQRYIYTGCATGKIIIYDVLTGVIVNALNGHKGCVRDVSWHPFHQEIVSTSWDGTIGSWRYAGGTSLDSSDSDDDNDTLLRPRALRRSQRIAAQRAKHTVAC; this comes from the exons ATGTTGCAAATTATTCATCGATTTGTCTTGCTAcg TGGGCAGGTACATATCATATCTTCGGATCAGGATGACTCCGACGAAGAGTACGGCAGTTCGCAACCGCCCAGAGTGACGACAAAACCTAACACATCGATTCTCGAC aagaGTGAAATAAGTCTGGCAACAAAACAGGCTTGCGGACTTGGCGACACCGGCGGTAAACCAGCAACGTCGATTACTTCTATGATACAAAAAAGAGCTGTAGGGCCAGGATTTAGTGCAGGACAAAAATGTAGAATAGCCAGCAGTTTTCTACCAAACAAAATGCGTCAAGTGGCTAAATACAGCAGCAAGGCTTTCTGTGGATCGCATTCCAAAGATGGGAGATTTTTCCTTACCGCCAGTCAAG atcgATTTTTACGTCTTTATCACACACAGGATGGAGAATTTTTAGAATTCAAAAAGATTCCGGCACGTGACGTTGGATGGAGTATTCTAGACACAGCTTTCAGTCCCGATGGCAACTACATTGTATATTCTAGTTGGTCTGAATGCC TATACTTGTGCCCCGTTTATGGTGATTCTGTGATCCAAGAATCCCTCTCGTTGTGTCCAGAAGACCGGagattttgtatattttctcTAGTATTCTCTAGCGACGGCAGGGAAATACTTGGCGGTGCTAATGACGgatatctatatgtatacgataGAGAATGTCATCAACGTGCTCTTAGG ATCGCGGGTCATGGTGACGATGTAAACACAGTTGCCTTTGCAGACAACACGTCACAAATTTTATACAGTGCAGGAGACGACGGTCTTTGCAAG GTTTGGGACAGAAGAACGTTGAGCGAAACTGACCCTCACCCTGTAGGTATTCTCGCAGGGCATATGGACGGAATAACTTATATCGACCCACGAGGAGACGGCAGATATTTGGTAACAAACAGTAAAGATCAGACAATCAAGTTATGGGATGTCAGAGCATTCTCGGACCAAAATGCCGAGCTAAACACACGCAAGGCCGTCGCTACTCAAAATTGGGATTACAGGTGGCAGCGAGTACCAAAAAGTT TGTATAAAGTAAAGAATATGCTCGAAGGAGATACAAGCGTGATGACGTATCGAGGGCACTCCGTGTTGCAGACTTTGATACGTTGTCATTTTTCACCGGCCGCGACAACGGGTCAGAGATATATATACACGGGTTGTGCGACGGGAAAAATAATAA TATATGACGTGTTGACTGGTGTAATAGTCAATGCTCTCAATGGACACAAAGGCTGCGTCAGAGATGTCAGTTGGCATCCGTTTCATCAAGAAATAGTATCGACTTCT TGGGACGGAACAATAGGGAGTTGGCGGTATGCAGGCGGAACTTCACTCGACAGTTCAGACTCCGATGACGACAATGATACATTATTGCGGCCGCGTGCATTAAGACGTAGCCAAAGAATAGCTGCCCAACGTGCGAAACACACAGTGGCCTGTTAA
- the LOC124298266 gene encoding DDB1- and CUL4-associated factor 11 isoform X4, whose amino-acid sequence MTYVGQVHIISSDQDDSDEEYGSSQPPRVTTKPNTSILDKSEISLATKQACGLGDTGGKPATSITSMIQKRAVGPGFSAGQKCRIASSFLPNKMRQVAKYSSKAFCGSHSKDGRFFLTASQDRFLRLYHTQDGEFLEFKKIPARDVGWSILDTAFSPDGNYIVYSSWSECLYLCPVYGDSVIQESLSLCPEDRRFCIFSLVFSSDGREILGGANDGYLYVYDRECHQRALRIAGHGDDVNTVAFADNTSQILYSAGDDGLCKVWDRRTLSETDPHPVGILAGHMDGITYIDPRGDGRYLVTNSKDQTIKLWDVRAFSDQNAELNTRKAVATQNWDYRWQRVPKSLYKVKNMLEGDTSVMTYRGHSVLQTLIRCHFSPAATTGQRYIYTGCATGKIIIYDVLTGVIVNALNGHKGCVRDVSWHPFHQEIVSTSWDGTIGSWRYAGGTSLDSSDSDDDNDTLLRPRALRRSQRIAAQRAKHTVAC is encoded by the exons ATGACATATGT TGGGCAGGTACATATCATATCTTCGGATCAGGATGACTCCGACGAAGAGTACGGCAGTTCGCAACCGCCCAGAGTGACGACAAAACCTAACACATCGATTCTCGAC aagaGTGAAATAAGTCTGGCAACAAAACAGGCTTGCGGACTTGGCGACACCGGCGGTAAACCAGCAACGTCGATTACTTCTATGATACAAAAAAGAGCTGTAGGGCCAGGATTTAGTGCAGGACAAAAATGTAGAATAGCCAGCAGTTTTCTACCAAACAAAATGCGTCAAGTGGCTAAATACAGCAGCAAGGCTTTCTGTGGATCGCATTCCAAAGATGGGAGATTTTTCCTTACCGCCAGTCAAG atcgATTTTTACGTCTTTATCACACACAGGATGGAGAATTTTTAGAATTCAAAAAGATTCCGGCACGTGACGTTGGATGGAGTATTCTAGACACAGCTTTCAGTCCCGATGGCAACTACATTGTATATTCTAGTTGGTCTGAATGCC TATACTTGTGCCCCGTTTATGGTGATTCTGTGATCCAAGAATCCCTCTCGTTGTGTCCAGAAGACCGGagattttgtatattttctcTAGTATTCTCTAGCGACGGCAGGGAAATACTTGGCGGTGCTAATGACGgatatctatatgtatacgataGAGAATGTCATCAACGTGCTCTTAGG ATCGCGGGTCATGGTGACGATGTAAACACAGTTGCCTTTGCAGACAACACGTCACAAATTTTATACAGTGCAGGAGACGACGGTCTTTGCAAG GTTTGGGACAGAAGAACGTTGAGCGAAACTGACCCTCACCCTGTAGGTATTCTCGCAGGGCATATGGACGGAATAACTTATATCGACCCACGAGGAGACGGCAGATATTTGGTAACAAACAGTAAAGATCAGACAATCAAGTTATGGGATGTCAGAGCATTCTCGGACCAAAATGCCGAGCTAAACACACGCAAGGCCGTCGCTACTCAAAATTGGGATTACAGGTGGCAGCGAGTACCAAAAAGTT TGTATAAAGTAAAGAATATGCTCGAAGGAGATACAAGCGTGATGACGTATCGAGGGCACTCCGTGTTGCAGACTTTGATACGTTGTCATTTTTCACCGGCCGCGACAACGGGTCAGAGATATATATACACGGGTTGTGCGACGGGAAAAATAATAA TATATGACGTGTTGACTGGTGTAATAGTCAATGCTCTCAATGGACACAAAGGCTGCGTCAGAGATGTCAGTTGGCATCCGTTTCATCAAGAAATAGTATCGACTTCT TGGGACGGAACAATAGGGAGTTGGCGGTATGCAGGCGGAACTTCACTCGACAGTTCAGACTCCGATGACGACAATGATACATTATTGCGGCCGCGTGCATTAAGACGTAGCCAAAGAATAGCTGCCCAACGTGCGAAACACACAGTGGCCTGTTAA
- the LOC124298266 gene encoding DDB1- and CUL4-associated factor 11 isoform X2: MGAINSRSMDFEQDPGLTAILQYLIRSGQVHIISSDQDDSDEEYGSSQPPRVTTKPNTSILDKSEISLATKQACGLGDTGGKPATSITSMIQKRAVGPGFSAGQKCRIASSFLPNKMRQVAKYSSKAFCGSHSKDGRFFLTASQDRFLRLYHTQDGEFLEFKKIPARDVGWSILDTAFSPDGNYIVYSSWSECLYLCPVYGDSVIQESLSLCPEDRRFCIFSLVFSSDGREILGGANDGYLYVYDRECHQRALRIAGHGDDVNTVAFADNTSQILYSAGDDGLCKVWDRRTLSETDPHPVGILAGHMDGITYIDPRGDGRYLVTNSKDQTIKLWDVRAFSDQNAELNTRKAVATQNWDYRWQRVPKSLYKVKNMLEGDTSVMTYRGHSVLQTLIRCHFSPAATTGQRYIYTGCATGKIIIYDVLTGVIVNALNGHKGCVRDVSWHPFHQEIVSTSWDGTIGSWRYAGGTSLDSSDSDDDNDTLLRPRALRRSQRIAAQRAKHTVAC, translated from the exons ATGGGAGCCATAAATTCGCGTAGTATGGATTTCGAACAGGATCCAGGACTCACCGCTATCTTGCAATATTTGATCAGAAG TGGGCAGGTACATATCATATCTTCGGATCAGGATGACTCCGACGAAGAGTACGGCAGTTCGCAACCGCCCAGAGTGACGACAAAACCTAACACATCGATTCTCGAC aagaGTGAAATAAGTCTGGCAACAAAACAGGCTTGCGGACTTGGCGACACCGGCGGTAAACCAGCAACGTCGATTACTTCTATGATACAAAAAAGAGCTGTAGGGCCAGGATTTAGTGCAGGACAAAAATGTAGAATAGCCAGCAGTTTTCTACCAAACAAAATGCGTCAAGTGGCTAAATACAGCAGCAAGGCTTTCTGTGGATCGCATTCCAAAGATGGGAGATTTTTCCTTACCGCCAGTCAAG atcgATTTTTACGTCTTTATCACACACAGGATGGAGAATTTTTAGAATTCAAAAAGATTCCGGCACGTGACGTTGGATGGAGTATTCTAGACACAGCTTTCAGTCCCGATGGCAACTACATTGTATATTCTAGTTGGTCTGAATGCC TATACTTGTGCCCCGTTTATGGTGATTCTGTGATCCAAGAATCCCTCTCGTTGTGTCCAGAAGACCGGagattttgtatattttctcTAGTATTCTCTAGCGACGGCAGGGAAATACTTGGCGGTGCTAATGACGgatatctatatgtatacgataGAGAATGTCATCAACGTGCTCTTAGG ATCGCGGGTCATGGTGACGATGTAAACACAGTTGCCTTTGCAGACAACACGTCACAAATTTTATACAGTGCAGGAGACGACGGTCTTTGCAAG GTTTGGGACAGAAGAACGTTGAGCGAAACTGACCCTCACCCTGTAGGTATTCTCGCAGGGCATATGGACGGAATAACTTATATCGACCCACGAGGAGACGGCAGATATTTGGTAACAAACAGTAAAGATCAGACAATCAAGTTATGGGATGTCAGAGCATTCTCGGACCAAAATGCCGAGCTAAACACACGCAAGGCCGTCGCTACTCAAAATTGGGATTACAGGTGGCAGCGAGTACCAAAAAGTT TGTATAAAGTAAAGAATATGCTCGAAGGAGATACAAGCGTGATGACGTATCGAGGGCACTCCGTGTTGCAGACTTTGATACGTTGTCATTTTTCACCGGCCGCGACAACGGGTCAGAGATATATATACACGGGTTGTGCGACGGGAAAAATAATAA TATATGACGTGTTGACTGGTGTAATAGTCAATGCTCTCAATGGACACAAAGGCTGCGTCAGAGATGTCAGTTGGCATCCGTTTCATCAAGAAATAGTATCGACTTCT TGGGACGGAACAATAGGGAGTTGGCGGTATGCAGGCGGAACTTCACTCGACAGTTCAGACTCCGATGACGACAATGATACATTATTGCGGCCGCGTGCATTAAGACGTAGCCAAAGAATAGCTGCCCAACGTGCGAAACACACAGTGGCCTGTTAA
- the LOC124298269 gene encoding putative serine protease K12H4.7, giving the protein MLFIRLLVILLAGVNAALALRSFARGRSKGGNLGSPVLSKDYVPVEDQWFEQFLDHFNPTDARTWKQRYFTNSGFYKKGGPVFLMIGGEGTANPKWMAEGEWIEYAKQYGALCFQLEHRFYGKSHPTADLSVKNLMYLSSEQALADLAYFIEGMNLRHQIPAGTKWITFGGSYPGSLAAWSRAKYPHLVHGAMSASGPLLAQIDFQQYYVVVEDALRTHSQACIDAVVTANKQVHIMLRHPLGQKGLAEKFKFCDPIDPGHTKNNDIANMYESLASNFAEVVQYNKDNRKSSKTANITIDTICNILVDESRGTPVSRLAQVSNLLLKANDEKCFDYKYNKMISELRNVSWADEAAEGGRQWTYQTCTEFGFFQTSTARPQLFSETFPVDFFVQQCTDIFGPRYNIHLLQSAVERTNTIYGAFDLDVSNVVFVHGSIDPWHALGKIKSTNPRAPAIYINGTAHCANMYPQSDNDPPQLTEARKRIGQLIGQWLKN; this is encoded by the exons ATGCTTTTCATTCGACTACTTGTAATTCTGCTGGCTGGCGTTAATGCTGCATTAGCATTGCGCAGTTTTGCACGTGGCAGAAGCAAGGGTGGAAACCTAGGATCGCCTGTTCTCTCTAAAGATTACGTGCCAGTTGAGGATCAGTGGTTTGAACAATTTCTTGACCATTTCAATCCAACCGACGCTAGAACATGGAAACAG cgATATTTTACCAATTCCGGATTCTACAAGAAAGGAGGGCCAGTCTTCCTTATGATTGGCGGGGAGGGAACTGCTAATCCAAAGTGGATGGCAGAAGGAGAATGGATTGAATATGCAAAGCAATACGGAGCCTTGTGTTTCCAATTGGAACATCGCTTCTATGGCAAAAGCCACCCGACTGC CGATTTGAGTGTGAAAAATCTCATGTATCTGAGCTCTGAACAGGCACTGGCCGATCTTGCTTATTTCATCGAAGGGATGAATCTCAGACATCAGATTCCTGCAGGAACCAAATGGATCACTTTTGGCGGATCTTATCCAGGTTCTCTGGCTGCTTGGTCTCGAGCCAAGTATCCTCACCTTGTTCACGGAGCCATGTCAGCCAGTGGACCCCTTTTGGCACAGATTGATTTTCAGC aatattacgTTGTAGTCGAAGATGCCTTGCGAACCCATTCCCAGGCATGCATAGATGCAGTCGTTACTGCCAATAAACAAGTTCACATAATGTTGCGTCATCCTCTTGGCCAGAAGGGACTTgcggaaaaattcaa GTTTTGCGACCCTATTGACCCCGGTCACACGAAAAACAATGATATAGCAAATATGTATGAATCACTGGCAAGCAATTTCGCTGAGGTAGTACAGTACAACAAGGATAATCGTAAAAGTTCAAAAACGGCCAACATAACGATTGACACGATCTGTAACATCCTGGTAGATGAGAGCAGAGGTACACCTGTTTCTCGTCTAGCTCAGGTTAGCAATTTACTTCTCAAGGCAAACGATGAGAAATGTTTCGACtacaaatataacaaaatgATCAGTGAACTTCGGAATGTCAGCTGGGCTGATGAGGCAGCAGAAGGAG GTCGACAATGGACTTATCAAACCTGCACCGAATTCGGATTCTTCCAGACATCGACTGCGCGACCTCAGCTTTTTAGCGAAACTTTTCCAGTAGATTTCTTTGTTCAGCAGTGCACTGACATATTTGGACCAAG ATACAATATACATCTCCTGCAATCTGCGGTCGAACGTACCAATACAATTTACGGAGCTTTCGATTTGGATGTCAGCAACGTGGTATTTGTCCATGGAAGTATTGACCCGTGGCATGCTCTTGGCAAGATAAAGTCGACCAACCCTCGGGCACCAGCTATTTACATAAACG GCACGGCCCACTGCGCCAATATGTATCCTCAGTCGGATAATGATCCACCACAATTGACCGAGGCCCGGAAACGCATTGGTCAACTGATTGGTCAATGGCTTAAGAACTGA